GGGCTCCATACTTCTCCAGCCATCTGGGTCAAAACCTTCATGTCACCCTTAACCCCCCTGTCATCCTTGCTCCTGACCTTACATCACCTGGCGGGGCTTGCCAACTCGGCCCttgtctccttcccttcccttcatgtCCCGTTCAGCCTCAGTACCGCTCGTGTGGATGAACATAACAGCTTCTTATCTGGACCTGACTTTCCAGCTCACTTCACACTCGATCTGATGCTTTGGCATAATTGTGCTGACACTCAAGGTCCCAGTGCTTTCCTACACAGGGATGCTGCATCAACCAAAGGAGAGTCTTGGCGACATTCGCTCTGCCTAGTGTACCCAGTCCCTCAGGCTTTTCTCAAACAGCACCTTTTGCAGCAAACTTGTCCCTTCTTCCAACCCCAAGGTGGGATGTGCTCCTGCTTtccttttgtaatgtttttattcagGGTTGCTCTAGTCATTTTGCGTCTGTCTTTGCCTCGGATTAGACTGAGTCCCACGAGGGCAGCGATGGTGCTTTATTAATCTCTAGCTGCCCATAACAGGTGCTCAAAGaaggattgttttcttttgaaaaatatttgccttcagaaataaaattagtaGTGCTAAATATTACCACTGACTTCAAAGGATGCACCAGAACTAAAGGCAATGCTGAATACCTATAGCTTTGCAAGTGTCCCAGGAGTTTTTGGATTAAAAAACTTCACCATTATATAGGAAAGTTCTTGATTGCCCCATTTGCGTTCTTTAAGTCTCTATTATcttaaatctctcttttttttttttactttatgtatttatgttgagagagagagagagagagagagaaggtacaagtgggggaagggcagagagagagggagagagagaatcccaagcaggctttgcacggtcagcacagagcctgatgtggggctcgaacttacgaactgtgatatcatgactggagccaagatcaagagtcagacacttaactgactgagccacccaggcgcccctcatcttaaATTTCAAAAGCAACTATTGACCTTTCTATAGTAGAAAGAGGAGGCTCCAAAGACAGTCTCTATCCCTCACTTACTTTGCAATCTTGGGCAAGTCCCCAAACCTCCCTGGGTCTCAGCTTCATTGTCTGAAACATGGAGAAAATTATGCATACCTAACAGAGTTGTTACCATGAaattgagagagaacacacaaagACATTTGATACACAGCAGGCACTTCTAGGTAGtagggattaattttttttaaatgtattagttttcatttaaaggaaaatctcgggacgcctgggtggctcagttggttgagcgtctgacttcagcccaggtcatgatctcgccgtccgtgagttcgagccccgcgtcgggctctgtgctgacagctcggagcccggagcctgtttcagattctgtgtctccctctctctctgaccctgccctgttcatgctctgtctctctctgtctcaaaaataaacattaaaaaattttttttaaaaaaatttaaaaaaaggaaaatctcatgtcattatttcttcaccaactgataatttttttttaaatacactctAACTAGGATCCTGACCTCTCCTCCCTAGATCCTCTGAGGTTGTAGGTGGACTTGATTGGGTGTGAGATATGGGGGAATGTGGGGTTCTTAATTGGAGAGGGATGGCCACATTGATCTTTTCTCCACGCAGGAACATTGTAGATCACGTTAAAGTAAAAGTCACGTCTGTAAGGATCAGAGACCTGATCCAGGGCATCAGAGTGGGGAGGACCCCCTGGGGACCCCTTGTCTAATTCTGTGTGATAGCAGAGGGGGGTCTGAAGCCTCAGAGGGAGGAGCTATGGCTATTTGGGCAGCTGGAGGATGGGTGGGAGCGGATAGGGCATCCTCTTAGAGGGCTCCTGTGGGGGACTGGCTGTGGGACAAAAGGTGTCCCTTcctcaccccccactccccccagaGGGTCCACAGGGCTGAGACTCACACGACTGCTGGCATGGAACACTTGCTGCTGGTGTAGAAATACTCCTGGAGGTGGGTGAGCGGCAGTGGGTGGGAGAGGTAGGCAAAGCAGCAGGGGGTGGTGTCCGAGGCatctgggaggagaaagaaaggagacccTTGTGTTCATTGCTGTTGCACATGCGGTATTGTGCTGGGTACATTATCTTGGATAGACTTTTACCCGCCTTTGGctgaaactgaggctcggagagctACGGTCACTTGGCCATGGGCACATAGTAGCAGAGTGGGGATTCCAACAGAGAACTGAGAAGATCTCTGCAATCCCTTATCTAATCCTTGAGTCTTGCTTGGACCCCTCCTTCTGCACCATAACCCCCTGCCTTCAGTTCTGCGGACATGCTGGGCTTCCTTCTGGCTTGTCTTGGGAACTTTGCCTTATTCTTGCCCTCCTGGGATCCTCAATGGATTCACAAGTTGCTTTCTTTGAGAGCTACGGTGGGGTAGAGGGAGGTTTCTAAAGCCTCAACCCCTAAGAGGGGCCTGAACATATGTATTGCATCCTGGGAGCTTCTGGCTGAGGCATGGTAAAAAGGGCTCTGAACAGAGAAGGAGTTTTTCTTGGTCCGTTAATTCAGGATGACCCTGGAAAGGGTCAGTTGCCATTTTCCAGTAGAGTAGGAGTGTTTAAGGGCCAGGTAGAACTGGATTTGAACACCAGTTTccccacttcctagctgtgtgacctcaggcaagttacttaactcctctgggcctctgtttccccatctgtaagtcAAGCTCAGCCACTCAAATAGTAGCCTCAAATATTAAATGATGTGGTATATAGAACAATCAGCCTAATAATTGATCCgtaccagatttttaaaaaatcctctccCAAGTCCCACTTTttccatctatgaaatggggacaATATGACTATCCCAGGAAGGTTTTACTAATGCTTAGAAGTTTCTTAGAAACCCTGCTGGTGATAGGCATGAGTTAGCTGTGTTTTGAGGTCAGTTTAGGCTACCTCTGACTGCTTATACCTCTGGCATCAGTCCACACTCAGCACCCGAAGGTCTTGGATGTAGACCTTGAGGACAGAAAAGTTGAGCAGAGGGTCCCTGCCATGAAGTGGCTTAGAGATCTATCAGGGACAATAGATCCTTTACTGTGTAAAGCAGTATATAGGAATGTAAATCATAGGGTTCAGACAGCATAAATACTGCAGTTGAAAAGAGGGCAAAGTCTGGGCCAATCTGAAGGTCTGGCCCCCGGGGCTGCAGTGGTCAGGACTTGACTTACATGGGGATGCAGAGGCAGGAGCGCAGAAAGCGGCAGTGAGGAGGACTGCAAAGGCAGCTGTGGAGACCTTCATGGTTCCTTCTGGGTGGAGGCTGCGGGAGATCCACCTGCTGTCTCAGAATCCTCTGCAGGGATTCTCTGCAGCTCAGACTGGCCCTTTATAGTCAGGCCAGTAGAGGGGGCACCACCCCACGGGGAGTTTCCAAAACAGTAGCCACACACTGGTTGATATCATAAGTGAAATTGCACAAAAcggaaaagaaaactgaaataggCTCCGGAAATTTGAGGCTCGCTCTCTCTTCTCCTCACTGTCTCTGATCCAGAGTGAGCTCATCGGTTCCTCCAGAACCACCCTCCAGGGCAAACCTCCATTTGCCGTCCAGAAGAGCTAGTATAGGCATTTGTGGTGGAAAACCTCTTTCTTTGATGGcatcctcagcttcctcttctagGGTAGGGATCCTCATCAGAGGTCAGGACACTGCTTCCTTGGGGTCAGAAGAGGGCAGTTAGGACGGATTTGAAACAACTGGGTGTTTATTTGGTTGCTTTCAAAGTTAATTGCTCTTGCATTACAGATCTGTATTTCCCCTCTCATCCATGGAAGGGTGTTATTTATAAAGTGCTTGATTGGGAAGGGGAGGGTTCTCTGACATATAGCCCCAAAGGAAGCTAGCCACTATTCTAAAGGCTTTACAGGTGTCAACTCATTTACTCTCATTGTgcccatttcccccattttacagatgaagacattcATCTGTAAATTCTGGGATCCCATCTCGTTCCTAAGGTCTTCTTCGGTACAAAAGTTACAGAATTTGAAAGCTGCAGAGGACCCTAGGGATTATTTCTTCCATGTTCTTCAATTGCAGAGGGGAGGAGAAGTAACTTGCTAAGAACACACAGCAAATGAACGATGGGATCAGAACCTGGGTGCCCTAGTTCCTGCTTCAGTGCTTTGCCTACTCAGTACTGCTTACGTGAAAATCTtagtggttgggggaggggggcattctTGAACTGAATCCATGAAGTGGTCTTGATTAGAGCCAGGGTCCTTACTCCATTCCAAAGACTTGGGTAGAGTAAATCTTCATCAATTCCTAATTTGGATAATTCAGAATAGTGACAAGTTGACATCTGAATTATCTAAGAGAAAATTGTCTATAAACAATgacaaaagcaaacacattttaaaaaagtgtaactTAAGAAATGCAACCTTCTAGAATGTTTTCTTGCTAGCTCTTGTGACATATGTAACTTGGTATCTGAGGGTGACTGAATCACCCAAAAGGGAACGACCTTACCTCGTTTCTTCCTCACAGTGACTTTGAGGAAGGGtggttattctcattttatagaagaggtcATTAAGGTCCTCAAAGTCACATGGCTGATTAGTGGGATTGAACCTGGGTGCTTCTGATGACCAGACTCCAGTCTTTTCCACTGACTCATATCAGGCCACTAACAGTTACTGCATCCCAAGTTGGTGCCAGGTGCTACTCTAAGCTTGTCATAGGaagcctctctttccttcctcatgaCTCATGAACTAGGTTATAATAGAAacacagttttgaaaaatgtggCCATCTCATTTAAAGAAACCCATTGCAAGTACTTTGGAAACATTCATCTATCTACATACAAATGgtctgcctgtttttttttaaatttttttaacgtttatttatttttgagacagagagagacagagcatgaacaggggaggagcagagagagagggagacacagaatctgaaacaggctccaggctctgagctgtcagcacagagcccgacgcgggctcgaactcacggaccgtgagatcatgacctgagccaaagtcggacgcttaaccgaccaagccacccaggtgcccctggtctgcCTGTTTTAATTGTTCCCCTCACATAGTTCCCTTAGTTACCAaacatgtgggggggggggctgtgtagCCTGGTGGCCAAGAGCAGGGGCTTtggtatttttcccattttttagaCAGTCTTTGGCAAATTACGTTATCTCTCtggttttagtttcctcatctataaaccaGGGATGATAATTATGGTCCCTTCCACAGCTGTTGAGACAGTTAAGTTCCCATAAATGTGTTCATGCTTGTAAAGCTCTTAGTACAATGCCTGACACATTAAGTACTTAAtaacattagctattattatcaggTTATTATTAAGAGTAAGAAAATGGCAGTCCCTTTGGGATATTCTATACTTTAGGCTTTTTAAAGtgaaggggcgcttgggtggcgcagtcggttaagcgtccgacttcagccaggtcacgatctcgcggtccgtgatttcgagccccgcgtcaggctctgggctgatggctcggagcctggagcctgtttccgattctgtgtctccctctctctctgcccctcccccgttcatgctctgtctctctctgtcccaaaaataaataaacgttgaaaaaaaaaattttttttaaagtgtagacCAGGCTCCCAAGTGATATGATTAGTGAGCTTTATCACAGAAACTGTGTATTTTGAAGCAGATGGGTCAAtggaggcttagagaggttaagtgacgtGCTTAAGGTCACATAGTCTGAAGTGGTAGAACTCGACATTGAACCCAAGTCTTAGACTTTCTATCACACTGCACTATTTCTAGAGAAATCCTAAAACTTCTGCTAAGGTTCAGTTTTTCCATGTGAgttccatttctgtttccttcttctgatctcagtttccctctttgaggaagaaagcaaagtaTTTTCCTGGATACCAAATATGCTGAGTTGGGACACTAGCTGAGGTAAGAAGTGAGGGGAAACCAGAGATGGACTAATATGATCCTCATCTTTATATCCTGATGACCCtttctggttgtgtgtgtgtgtgtgtgtgtgtgtgtgtgtaaaaggtagtgggaatgggtgggtgggtgggtagggtgTTGTGTTGCTGAGCAGGAATAGGCAATGTGTATGTCAGGagtatgtttctttccttttggtgGTTCCAGTGGATTGTGGGGACCAGAGAGGGGGAAGACCTTAATTACAATTCTATTTCTACCCCTCACTACCTCCTGTGCAAAATCACATCTGGACTCATGGAATCAGTATATTCTTTGGTTCTGAGGTACTGATTCCATGAGGAAATCAAAGTGCCTATGGAAAGTAAATGGTGTGGTACCTGGTGCAGGGTGCGTATTCAATGAATGGCAACTATCCTTATGATTCACCCAGCATTTTATGTTCCTGAAAACTAGGGACACCTGTCTGTGTAACCCACACACGGGTGGTTGAGAGGATCAAGGAGAGTAATGACTGTGGACGTGTTTAGAAGACTGTAAGGTGAGATACAAACATCATGaagccctctctgcccttcccccaccttccgCTGGTATGTCTGGTCTACACCTGCTCAGTCAGTCCTTCTTCACCTGTAAACTGTTCCTGTGAA
The sequence above is drawn from the Lynx canadensis isolate LIC74 chromosome E1, mLynCan4.pri.v2, whole genome shotgun sequence genome and encodes:
- the CCL5 gene encoding C-C motif chemokine 5; amino-acid sequence: MKVSTAAFAVLLTAAFCAPASASPYASDTTPCCFAYLSHPLPLTHLQEYFYTSSKCSMPAVVFVTRRKRQVCANPQKKWVRDYINSLEMN